aggggatctggcttgtaaaggaaaataaaaaatatcagaaCCCTCAATCTCTTTGTGCAAAAGGGAAGGCTGAGCTTGGAGGCTGAGTTATTGTCACACCCTTATCCAATGAATAGCGCTGTCACTGGTTTCATGTATCAACTATATCCCCCCAGCCCCAAAAGTAAAAGGCCGCAGGTATCTATGAAGGGCTAATCCCCACAGATCTTTCCTCAGGAAATTCTTTGCTGGCTTCCTATAAACCAGAATGTGAAAATGTTAACCATGGGTCTGTAATCTAAAGCTAAAGTCTGTTCCATTTCACAGTGACAATGTCGATTACAAGCTTATCTTCCCAGGTGAAGAGCACAGACAAGGCAAGATTAGtcattcctcccttcctcttcaaacattcaccttatcttatgtgaAATGTAGATTTACTGGGTACTAACTAAAGTCTCACAAGAATGTAAGGGTTTGCCTTACTGTCTCTTTAAGGAaatgtgtaggccgggcgcggtggctgatgcctgtattcccagcactttgggaggccgaggtgggtggatcatctgaggtcaggagtttgagaccagcctggcccacatggcaaaacctcgtctctactaaaaatacaaaaattaaccgggcatggtggcagatgcctgtaatcccagctactcgggaggctgaggcaggagaatcacttgaacccagggggtggagtttgcagtgagctgagatcataccacttcactccagcctgggcaaaaaagcaaaactccgcctcaaaaaaaaaaaaaaaaaaaaaaaaaagaaaagaaaaagaaaaaatgtgtaaatacgaaaccccctgaagcttctctggaAAACAGCCACAGAGGCACCTGTGGCTGGTGATTTTCTCAGATGGGTGCTCAAGCTGGCTAAGAAAACCTTGGTGAATTGACTCTTGCCTCTGCCTCACATTCTGGTCATCGGACCAGTATAAGAACGATCCTGATTCTCTGCAACGATGCATCTCAAGTGTTCAAATGCCGTGCCATTCAGCAGGAGGAACATAGCATCCTACTATGAGATTAATAATATGTTTtctcggccgggcatggtagctcactcctgtaatcccagcactttgggagaccgaggcaggtggatcacctgaggtcaggagttcaagaccagcctggtgaacatgttgaaaccccatctctaacaaaactaccaaaaaaaaaaaaaaatagctggacatggtggtgtgcacctgtaatcccagctactcaggaggctgaggcaggggtattgcttgaatctgggaggcctaggttgcagtgagccgagatcttgccactgcactccagcctgggcaacagagcgagactgagtctcaaaataataataataatttgttttctcatcATGGCTTTTTCACTTCTACCACCTCTTGGTCTTGGCAAGAGATGAAGAGCGGGGAGGATTTCCTGCCCagggggtgggggtagggtgaGGACGGTGGACTTCAGGTCCTGAGGAAGAGCTGATGGTGGTGGCGGGTTGGAGGGTGCAGTGAGGATGCAATCTGAAAAgatgctggagcccaggaggcgaGAAGCGGAAATGAGGTAGATAAACTTCTCAGAAGTCAAAAGTGGGTTAGCAGCCTGGTATAGGAGGTCTCTGTTCCTATACTTTATTGAAGGTCAAGTATGGGTGTAAGGTCTCTTGTCACACCAGtctttgtggggtttttcctTGGTCGCCTCTCatcttttcctcccctccctgactttcctttccctcctctctttcccctCCATCTCCTTCCACCCCCACTCTTCCTCTGACTCTCCCCCTTCTTTCCctctccatcctcctcctccctccttccacctcctctttcttcatctgcccttccccatctctttccatcctcttcctcacccatgtctccttcttcctctttctcctgctccttcAGGTTGAGAGACCCCTCCCAGAATGATTTTTTGGAGGCTAAACTTAGCAAGAGGTTCCATCCCCAGGCGGAAGCTGGTAGCTGCTGGTGACTTTTATCAATACATGCTCTCCacaccttggtttcctcatcaaagccacagaaacagaaagaccaTGATGAGAGTGAAGGAAACTCCAGCAGGGGTTGGGGCCAGGTACTGGGGGCTCTCCTACCTCCCACCAGCCCAGCAagggcagggaggcaggaaaCTGCCCTGAATCCACTGCTCACCCTTGGCAGAGGTAAAGAGCATCCCTGCCTCTCTCGGACCACAGTTCTGCATCTAAAATGTGCAGACAGTAACAGCTCCTGCCCGAAGCCAAAggatgtatataaatgtataactcACACAAGATGCCTAGGCCTTGAAtatgccgggcgcagtggctcaagcctgtaatcccagcactttgggaagctgaggggggtggatcacctgaggttgagagttcgagaccagcctggccaacatgatgaaaccctgtctctacaaaaaatacaaaaaaaaaaaaaaaaaaaaaaaattagccggttgtggtgggcgcctgtaatcccagctactcgggaggctgaggcaggaaaatcatttgaacccaggaggcagaggttgcagtgacccgagatcacaccattgcactccagcctgggagacagagggagactcagcctcaaaaaaaaagaaaaaaagaaattcgtTTATGTTTCATACATACCTTATACACATAGACTGAAGATAATTTCATACaatagttttaataattttgtgcatgacaCAAAGTTGGTGTACACTGAACCGTTTGAAATCAAAGGTCActgtctcagccacccatgtGGACAATCTGTGGTTGCTTGGCATCGTCatcattccttttatttatttattatttgtatttttttttttgagacagagtctcactctgttgcccaggctagagtgcaatggcgcgatctcagctcactgcaacctccacctcctggattcaagcgattctcctgccttagcctcccaagtagctgggattacaggcgcccaccaccatgcccagctgattttgtattttagtaggaaaggggtttcaccatgttggcccggctggtctcgaactcctgacctcaggtgatccacacccccctccccccagctggaatcccaaagtgctggtgttgtAACCGAACGAGTTATAGAGAAATGCCACACTCTTAGACTAATTCAGGAGTCCTTTATTAGCCGGCGGCGACCAAGAGACGGCTAGCACTCAAAATTCTCTCGGCCCTGAAGAAGGGGCTAGGTTTCTTTTTATACCTTGGTttagaaggggaggagggagcctAGCTGAAGCAATTTTACAGAAGCAAAACAggcaagaaagtgaaaaagataaatggtaacaggaaaacaaacagttccaggtgcaggggcttTAAATCTATCACAAGGTGATAGACACGGGGGCTTTGGGTGCTATCAACCGGAGGAATTCCTGGCAACTGCGGATATAGCTTGCCACAGTATCTTATCAGTAATTGCATTCTTGGATGTGCTGGGAGTCAGCTTAAGTCCTTAAGGAAGGGGGGTGAGTAAGGGGCTGTCAGTGAAGGAGTCAAAATGGAGTCTGTCTGGCTCTGTCTGCTAGGAGAGAGTCAATCAGGTTAAAAGCAAAGTAGGATATCAcatcgggattacaggtgtgagccaccacacctggccaacatcaccatcattcctgactctgaatttatATACTACTAACCAGCAATCGCTTTCCTCCACTTATTCACACATAAGTACTTAACAGTAAAAGATGTGAGATACCTATCTGGCATGTGAGAAAATGATATATAGCTACTGACGGGGATTTCCCTTGAGGATGCTGAGTAAactttgtggtgtgtgcctgcattTCCACTGCAACCTGTTCATGTGATGAGCTGTGGAATTTCCCACTTGTGGCATCACATTGgggctcaaaaagtttcagattttggagtatgtttttttttttttttttgagatgggagtcttgctctgtcacccaggctggaatgtggtggtgtgatctcggctcactgcaacctcaacctcccgggttcctgcctcagcctcccgagtagctgggattacaggtgcccccccaccacacccagctaattgtttgtatttttaggagatggggtttcatcatgttggccacgtctggaactcctgacttcaggttatccatccactttgacctcccaaagtgctaggattacaggcatgagccaccacgcccagcctagattttggagcattttgaatttgCGATGGTGAATCTGTACTGTTGTTCCTCTCCCCCCACAACCATTTTGccgatggggaaactgaagccctGGGAGGTGATGGAACTTGCTCGAGGTCGTatagctagtgagtggcagagtgGACTCAGAACCCAGAGTGGACTCAGAACCCAGGATTGCAGAGTCTGTTTCCTTCATCCCTGTACTGTGCAACAATGGCAAGAATACTATTGGCAATAACAACAGCAGCCCACAAATTTTGACTTGTCATTcatgacaacaacaaaatgataataacaatacaTTCACCTCTGGGATCGAAACCCGTATCCTAGAGTCCTAGGAACTAAGGAGTCCCTCCAGCCACACTGTGGCAATACTCATTTGCATAGGCCCTCTAATTTGCATGCATATCATTATCTGCCCCCACCCAACCCACCAGCTCCCTGTGTTTTATGCTTCTAACTGGCTTGGCGGATTGTCACTCTGTCCTGGATGTGTCTAATAAGGGCGTCTTGCGGGATGTAGCCTCTACTTCCTCAGGAATTGTGGATTGGAGAGGAAGCCAGATCCAGACGTGAGGTCTCTGGTTTCCCCCACATTTCCTGCATGGACTTGAGCCAACTGGGTTCAggttccttgtctgtaaaatgaccTCCACGGGTCATTACCTCCATCCCTCTGCCTCTAGGCGCCACCACCTGTTGCTAATGATTGCCCCCCTCCGactccttcctttccctgtggGGCTCTTTGGGCTTGACAATTCCTCTCTACccttcttcagtttcttccccCAAGAACTAGACAGATCCAGGTACAACTCTTTGCCATTTATTTCAAAGATCAGTGGTTAAGAGGCCCAGGGTTATGAACAAGGTCTGGTCCTCACCCCAAGATATGTTAGTCTGGGCTGAGGAAGGCCCTCAggctgtgtgcatatgtgtataatGTTGTGTGTTTGTCATTGtgatgttgtgtgtgtgtgtaatgctgtgtgtttgtcattgtgatgttgtgtgtgtgtaatgtgtgtttgtcactgtgatgtgtgtgtaatgtgtgtttgtcattgtgatgtgtgtgtgtaatgtgtgttTGTCATTGTGATGTGTGTATAATGTGTGTTTGtcattgtgatgtgtgtgtgtcatgtgtTTGTCACTGTGATGTGTGTATAATGTGTGTTTGTCATTGTGATGTGTGTCATGTGTGTTTGCCATTgtggtgttgtgtgtgtgtatgtgtgtgtaaccAGGTCTGACTATAACTTGGTCTCTCTGTGTCTGATCTAATGAGTATTAATTACCAAGTGTGACGGTGACACCTCTGGGGGTGGCTGTGTGGCTGGGATGCTGTCTGAGTTTTGTGTGGTTGTGTTTTAACATACACACAGTGCTGCGACTGTCTGTGATGCCGTCTATGACTTCCATGTGATTCTGCGGTTGTGCATGAATCTGGCACTTCGTGTGTATGAGTCTATAGTTGTGAAAGAATGGCTGAGATTACGCAGCCATGTGACAGATTTCGTGGGATGCCATAGGTGTGACTGTATagtcattctttcttccttcctttcaatCAGCAAGCATTTCCCTAGGGCCTGCTTTGTGCCAGGTCCTGGGCTGGATGCCAGGGACAGATCTGTGGTGCCCTCTTGGGGATGTCTATGCTTGGCAGTGatgaaatcagccatggtggCAGCATTtgcaccatggaaattggcaaacatTACAAAGCTATCCCCCTCCGAGGACAGctggtttttaaacatttatgagCACACTGCTGTGCCCATGTATCCGAGTGTAACTCTTTGTGACCAGGCTGAGGTGTGGCCACCAGTCTGTGGGTGGGATCTGAGTATGTGACTCTGACTGTAGGTGGGGTGGGCTGGGCTCTACATGATGAGTCCTGATGATCAGTCTCCCGCCCACCCTGTCTGTACTCATGATGAGAGGAGGGAAGTGGAGGAAGTTTCCCACCCCCAGCCAAGTTCCTGGAGTCCCAAGTCCCACTTTCTTCTGAATGAAAAGCATAAATACCCACCCCTCACCCCTTCTTCCTGAATATCAGGCAAATCAACTTTACCCAATGTTTGGGAGCCCACAGACCCCAAGTCTCTGGGTCTTTGTCCTTAGTATTGTCCATGGCAGGGTTTGCAGTCTACATGGGTCTTCTGAAGGTGCCTGCTGGGTCTTCAACCCCTCAAGATGGCTGAGTTCTTGGTCCCTGGTGGTGCCCACTGAACTCTCCGCCTTCGAGTTTTGGGTTCCCTCGCATGTGATCCAAGATCtgtttcctgaattttcttttttctttctttttttgaggcaaagtctcgctctgttgcccaggttggactgcagtggtgcgatctcggctcactacaacctccgcctcccaggttcaagcaaaattcccctgcctcagcctcccgcgtagctgggattacaggcaggcaccaccacgtccggctaatttttgtatttttagtagagatggggttttgccatgttggccaggctggtctcgaactcctgacctcaggtgatccgcctgtctaggcctctcaaagtgctgggattacaggtgtgagccaccgcgccccgcctctGCTTCGTGAGTTTTCTTTCCCCTGAGGCACCCTCTGAGTTCTCCATGTGTCAGACCCACGTCCAATGCACCACGCTCCTTCCTTCACACCATGAAAGCCCCGAAGTAAGACCGGGTGCCATCACGCAGTCGGACCAGGCGCTCATCCAGCACACGGACGACCACCTCTTCCCCAACCTCCAGGTGCACCACACCACCCAGGAAGCTGCTGTCCCACCAGACGCGGGAGTTGCTGGTGGCCCGTCCGCAGGGTGACTGCTGGCTGACCAACAGCTCCAGCTCCTCGGGGTAGCGGGGCGTGCGCTTGTAGAGGCCGTGGGTGATGGTGCTGGGCAGGCCCAGCGGGCAGCCCACACCGCCCAGCTGCACCTTGGAGTAGATGTAGTAGTAGCCAGCCTTGTTGGCCACAAGGGCCCCATCGTGGTAGTCGAGGCCCCTCAGGAAGGCCAGGCCCAGCTGGGTCTCCCATAGCAGTGGTCCCCCGCTGCCCGTCAAGCTGGAGTTGGCCCCTGTttgggagagagagacaaaagggGGCTGCCGGTCAGCACATGTGttactctgtttttgttttgttttgttttggtttttgacacagagtctcactctgtcacccaggctggagtgcagtggcgtgatctcggctcactgcaacctctgcctcccaggttcaagcgactctcctgcttcagtctcttgagtagctgggactacaggtgcctgccaccacacccagttactttttgtagttttagtagagatggggttttgccatgttgcccaggctggtcttgaactcctgacctcaggtgatccacccacctcggcctcccagagtgctgggattacaggtgtgagccaccacgtctgtcCTCACATGTCTTACTTTTGCTGTGTGACTCCAGGCCAGGCACCActaggcagtgtgtgtgtgtgtgcgcgcgtgtgtgcacgcatatgtgtgtatttgtagagacggggtctcacaatgttgcccaggctggtctcaaattcctgggctcaaccgaTCCTTCAggctcccaagtgctgggattacaggcatgagccaccctgcctagcCTGTTTGTATGTATTAATTCGCTTTATCTCTGCTTTGCAgatgagggaaactgaggcacagagaagcaaaTTAATTTGTTTAGTCTACATCTCAACTCTTTGCATCCCTCTTttgcaggtggggaaactgaggcacggaaaCGTTAAGTGACTTGCCAAAAGTGTCaaaacttggctgggtgtggcgtctcacccctataatcccagcaccttgggaggctgaggcaggaaggtcccttaaactcaggagtttgaggccaggagttccagatgaaGTAACATAGGgagacgccatctctacaaaaaacaaaaaaattagctgggcatggtggcaggtacctgtagtcccagctgctggggaagctgaggtgggaggatcgctcgcACCTGGCaagttgaggatgcagtgagccatgatagcgccactccagcctgggtgacagagtgagaccctgtctcaaaaaaaaaaaaaaaaagtgtccaaaCATGCAAATTTGCAAAACCGAGAAACCAAGGCGGCATCTCGTACCTGCTGTGTGCTTCAGTTTCCCTCTCTGTTAAATGGACACATTACTAGCACCTGCTTAGAATGTAATGAATTAATATGTAGAAAGCATGTCATAGCACATAACACAGCATAAGTACTATACGAGAGTTCATTAAATGAATacaactaggccgggcgcggtggctcatgcctgtattcccagcactttgggaggccgaggtgggaggatcacctgagatcaagagtttgagaccagcctggccaacatgacaaaactccgtctctactaaaaatacaaaaaaaagtaaccgggtgtggtggtgggtgcctgtaatcccagctacttgggaggctgaggcagaagaattgcttgaaccctggaggtggagattgcagtgagccgagatcatgccactgcactccagcctgggcgacacagtgagactctctcaaaagtaagtaaataaataaataaataaataaataaataaaagaaaataataaaataaataaaactggaaacaCGTAGCACTTGTGGCCTATGTTCTGAGCAACTCTGTGAGTACataaggaatgaatgaatgaatacactgGTATGTATAGCGTTTATCTGGTCTTCCGGAGACGCCCTGACCCCTGCCCCTTGCCAGGATCCAGGGTCCCCCTCACCTGTGAGATGCGCTGCTGGGTTATTCTGGTGAGACCTTCGCTCTGGGGAGAGAGGTCAGAGGTTAGAAACGAAGACAGTGGAGGTAAAAGCCAGCCTTCTACAGGGTCATCGTGTacacctcctggattcaacccCACCCCTTCCGGAGTGACCCAAACTTCTGCTTCTCaggcctgggggaggggcacctgtGAGGATTTGGCCAGTTGTGCAAATCATATTGGGCAATTGACCAAGGGGTGGGGGCAGCGTGGGAATCATCTCGCCTCCTTCCCTGGGACCAGGACCCTGACTCACCTTGTATCAGCTGCTCCCAGGAGCCTCCGTGTCCGTCCTGAAAATGCAGAAGGGGCTTACGGTAAGAACCTGCAGTGGGGCCACGCCCTTGCATTGCTCATACACGGCTGTGAGACACGAGGACCGTGGCCACCGACACCACCCTCAGACGCGTACACAGGGCCACATGCActcacttgcacacacacaccccctgccTAGCAGCCTGACAACCacctggtgcctcagtttccctctatGTAAATAGAGTTATGAATAGTGTCTGCTTGgcattgaatgaattaatatatgtaaggCATTAttacagtgcttggcacatagtatgCACTAGAGAAGGGTTTAATAGGCTGgctgcattggctcacgcctctaatcccagcacttcgggaggctgaggcaggcagattacctgaggccaggagttcgagaccagcctggccaacacagtaaaaccct
The sequence above is a segment of the Macaca nemestrina isolate mMacNem1 chromosome 20, mMacNem.hap1, whole genome shotgun sequence genome. Coding sequences within it:
- the LOC105484608 gene encoding tumor necrosis factor ligand superfamily member 14; protein product: MEESVVRPSVFVVDGQTDIPFTRLGRSRRRQTCSVARVGLGLLLLLMGAGLAIQGWFLLQLHWRLGEMVTRLPDGHGGSWEQLIQERRSHQNNPAAHLTGANSSLTGSGGPLLWETQLGLAFLRGLDYHDGALVANKAGYYYIYSKVQLGGVGCPLGLPSTITHGLYKRTPRYPEELELLVSQQSPCGRATSNSRVWWDSSFLGGVVHLEVGEEVVVRVLDERLVRLRDGTRSYFGAFMV